A genomic segment from Chanos chanos chromosome 2, fChaCha1.1, whole genome shotgun sequence encodes:
- the usp3 gene encoding ubiquitin carboxyl-terminal hydrolase 3 isoform X1: MECPHLNSSVCVVMDISRFPNGSPSTWCCSVCRSNKSPWVCLACLNVHCGRYVNGHAKKHFEDIQSPCGGQRKSDKQEKERMQHSVCMDCCSYSTYCYRCDDFVVNDTKHRQVQKVREHLQSLENSVLNADRQRKRKLLETSPLDSKMPKDSDSSSALSATGLRNLGNTCFMNAILQSLSNIPQFSCYFKELPAVALRSGKTAGRRMYHTRSQGDSSVSLVEEFRKTLCSLWQGNQTAFSPDALFYVIWKIMPSFRGYQQQDAHEFLRYLLDHLHRELQGNKNGESCPALPADLHKPPTGDKCCINGTSTVVTSVFGGVLQNEVNCLICGTESRKFDPFLDLSLDIPIQFRMKRTKGQEPGPTCTLNDCLRSFTDLEELDETELYMCHKCKKRQKSTKKFWIQKLPKVLCLHLKRFHWTAYLRNKIDTYVEFPLQGLDMKSYLLEPENSLPESCLYDLAAVVVHHGSGVGSGHYTAYGFHEGHWYHFNDSTVTLTNEETVAKAKAYILFYVEQTDPGRAGAESQPKL, translated from the exons ATGGAGTGCCCTCATCTgaactccagtgtgtgtgtcgttATGGACATATCCCGGTTCCCGAATGGTTCTCCTTCGACGTGGTGCTGTAGCG TTTGCCGGTCGAACAAAAGCCCTTGGGTGTGCCTCGCCTGTTTGAATGTCCACTGTGGAAG GTATGTAAATGGCCATGCCAAGAAACATTTTGAGGACATTCAGAGCCCTTGTGGAGGCCAGAGAAAATCTGACaagcaggagaaggagagaatgcaGCACTCAGTGTGTATGGACTGCTGCAGCTACAGCACATACTG CTACAGGTGTGATGACTTTGTGGTAAACGACACCAAGCACCGACAGGTGCAGAAGGTCAGGGAGCACCTCCAGAGTTTAGAAAA ctcAGTGTTAAATgcggacagacagaggaagagaaagctCTTGGAGACTTCACCTCTTGATAGCAAGATGCCAAAAGACAGT GACAGCTCCTCAGCTCTCAGCGCCACAGGCTTACGCAACCTGGGCAACACGTGCTTCATGAACGCCATCCTCCAATCTCTCAG caATATCCCACAGTTTAGCTGTTATTTCAAGGAGTTACCAGCAGTGGCGCTGCGCAGTGGGAAAACAGCAGGAAGGAGAATGTACCACACCAGGAGTCAAGGGGACAGCAGTGT gtcTCTTGTGGAGGAGTTTAGAAAAACACTGTGTTCTCTTTGGCAAGGCAATCAGACAGCCTTCAGCCCCGATGCCCTGTTCTACGTCATCTGGAAAATCATGCCCAGCTTCAG GGGATACCAGCAGCAGGATGCTCACGAGTTCCTGCGCTATCTGCTGGATCATCTCCATAGAGAGCTACAGGGCAACAAGAACGGAGAGTCCTGCCCCGCCCTGCCGGCAGACCTTCACAAACCACCCACAGGGGACAAATGCTGCAT TAATGGGACATCCACCGTGGTGACGTCTGTGTTCGGCGGCGTGCTGCAGAACGAGGTCAACTGTCTCATATGTGGGACAGAGTCCAGAAAGTTTGATCCATTCCTTG ACCTGTCATTGGACATTCCCATCCAGTTCAGGATGAAGAGAACTAAAGGCCAAGAACCAGGACCCACGTGTACCTTAAATG ACTGCCTTCGTAGTTTCACAGACCTGGAAGAACTTGACGAAACCGAGCTCTACATGTGCCACAAgtgtaaaaaaagacaaaaatccacCAAGAAATTCTGGATCCAAAAACTGCCGAAA GTACTGTGTTTGCACCTCAAGAGATTCCACTGGACAGCGTATCTTCGGAATAAGATTGACACATACGTGGAGTTCCCACTGCAGGGCCTGGACATGAAGAGCTATTTACTGGAG ccagaGAATAGTCTGCCAGAGAGCTGTCTGTATGACCTTGCTGCAGTTGTGGTTCATCATGGATCAGG tgtcggATCGGGACATTATACTGCATACGGATTCCACGAGGGTCACTGGTACCACTTTAATGACAGCACAGTCACTCTGACCAATGAGGAGACGGTGGCCAAGGCCAAAGCCTACATCCTGTTCTATGTGGAACAGACGGACCCGGGCCGGGCTGGCGCCGAATCTCAGCCAAAGCTTTAA
- the usp3 gene encoding ubiquitin carboxyl-terminal hydrolase 3 isoform X2, with the protein MECPHLNSSVCVVMDISRFPNGSPSTWCCSVCRSNKSPWVCLACLNVHCGRYVNGHAKKHFEDIQSPCGGQRKSDKQEKERMQHSVCMDCCSYSTYCYRCDDFVVNDTKHRQVQKVREHLQSLENSVLNADRQRKRKLLETSPLDSKMPKDSVSSSISIATGLRNLGNTCFMNAILQSLSNIPQFSCYFKELPAVALRSGKTAGRRMYHTRSQGDSSVSLVEEFRKTLCSLWQGNQTAFSPDALFYVIWKIMPSFRGYQQQDAHEFLRYLLDHLHRELQGNKNGESCPALPADLHKPPTGDKCCINGTSTVVTSVFGGVLQNEVNCLICGTESRKFDPFLDLSLDIPIQFRMKRTKGQEPGPTCTLNDCLRSFTDLEELDETELYMCHKCKKRQKSTKKFWIQKLPKVLCLHLKRFHWTAYLRNKIDTYVEFPLQGLDMKSYLLEPENSLPESCLYDLAAVVVHHGSGVGSGHYTAYGFHEGHWYHFNDSTVTLTNEETVAKAKAYILFYVEQTDPGRAGAESQPKL; encoded by the exons ATGGAGTGCCCTCATCTgaactccagtgtgtgtgtcgttATGGACATATCCCGGTTCCCGAATGGTTCTCCTTCGACGTGGTGCTGTAGCG TTTGCCGGTCGAACAAAAGCCCTTGGGTGTGCCTCGCCTGTTTGAATGTCCACTGTGGAAG GTATGTAAATGGCCATGCCAAGAAACATTTTGAGGACATTCAGAGCCCTTGTGGAGGCCAGAGAAAATCTGACaagcaggagaaggagagaatgcaGCACTCAGTGTGTATGGACTGCTGCAGCTACAGCACATACTG CTACAGGTGTGATGACTTTGTGGTAAACGACACCAAGCACCGACAGGTGCAGAAGGTCAGGGAGCACCTCCAGAGTTTAGAAAA ctcAGTGTTAAATgcggacagacagaggaagagaaagctCTTGGAGACTTCACCTCTTGATAGCAAGATGCCAAAAGACAGTGTAAGTAGTAGCATAAGCAT CGCCACAGGCTTACGCAACCTGGGCAACACGTGCTTCATGAACGCCATCCTCCAATCTCTCAG caATATCCCACAGTTTAGCTGTTATTTCAAGGAGTTACCAGCAGTGGCGCTGCGCAGTGGGAAAACAGCAGGAAGGAGAATGTACCACACCAGGAGTCAAGGGGACAGCAGTGT gtcTCTTGTGGAGGAGTTTAGAAAAACACTGTGTTCTCTTTGGCAAGGCAATCAGACAGCCTTCAGCCCCGATGCCCTGTTCTACGTCATCTGGAAAATCATGCCCAGCTTCAG GGGATACCAGCAGCAGGATGCTCACGAGTTCCTGCGCTATCTGCTGGATCATCTCCATAGAGAGCTACAGGGCAACAAGAACGGAGAGTCCTGCCCCGCCCTGCCGGCAGACCTTCACAAACCACCCACAGGGGACAAATGCTGCAT TAATGGGACATCCACCGTGGTGACGTCTGTGTTCGGCGGCGTGCTGCAGAACGAGGTCAACTGTCTCATATGTGGGACAGAGTCCAGAAAGTTTGATCCATTCCTTG ACCTGTCATTGGACATTCCCATCCAGTTCAGGATGAAGAGAACTAAAGGCCAAGAACCAGGACCCACGTGTACCTTAAATG ACTGCCTTCGTAGTTTCACAGACCTGGAAGAACTTGACGAAACCGAGCTCTACATGTGCCACAAgtgtaaaaaaagacaaaaatccacCAAGAAATTCTGGATCCAAAAACTGCCGAAA GTACTGTGTTTGCACCTCAAGAGATTCCACTGGACAGCGTATCTTCGGAATAAGATTGACACATACGTGGAGTTCCCACTGCAGGGCCTGGACATGAAGAGCTATTTACTGGAG ccagaGAATAGTCTGCCAGAGAGCTGTCTGTATGACCTTGCTGCAGTTGTGGTTCATCATGGATCAGG tgtcggATCGGGACATTATACTGCATACGGATTCCACGAGGGTCACTGGTACCACTTTAATGACAGCACAGTCACTCTGACCAATGAGGAGACGGTGGCCAAGGCCAAAGCCTACATCCTGTTCTATGTGGAACAGACGGACCCGGGCCGGGCTGGCGCCGAATCTCAGCCAAAGCTTTAA
- the usp3 gene encoding ubiquitin carboxyl-terminal hydrolase 3 isoform X3: protein MECPHLNSSVCVVMDISRFPNGSPSTWCCSVCRSNKSPWVCLACLNVHCGSYRCDDFVVNDTKHRQVQKVREHLQSLENSVLNADRQRKRKLLETSPLDSKMPKDSDSSSALSATGLRNLGNTCFMNAILQSLSNIPQFSCYFKELPAVALRSGKTAGRRMYHTRSQGDSSVSLVEEFRKTLCSLWQGNQTAFSPDALFYVIWKIMPSFRGYQQQDAHEFLRYLLDHLHRELQGNKNGESCPALPADLHKPPTGDKCCINGTSTVVTSVFGGVLQNEVNCLICGTESRKFDPFLDLSLDIPIQFRMKRTKGQEPGPTCTLNDCLRSFTDLEELDETELYMCHKCKKRQKSTKKFWIQKLPKVLCLHLKRFHWTAYLRNKIDTYVEFPLQGLDMKSYLLEPENSLPESCLYDLAAVVVHHGSGVGSGHYTAYGFHEGHWYHFNDSTVTLTNEETVAKAKAYILFYVEQTDPGRAGAESQPKL, encoded by the exons ATGGAGTGCCCTCATCTgaactccagtgtgtgtgtcgttATGGACATATCCCGGTTCCCGAATGGTTCTCCTTCGACGTGGTGCTGTAGCG TTTGCCGGTCGAACAAAAGCCCTTGGGTGTGCCTCGCCTGTTTGAATGTCCACTGTGGAAG CTACAGGTGTGATGACTTTGTGGTAAACGACACCAAGCACCGACAGGTGCAGAAGGTCAGGGAGCACCTCCAGAGTTTAGAAAA ctcAGTGTTAAATgcggacagacagaggaagagaaagctCTTGGAGACTTCACCTCTTGATAGCAAGATGCCAAAAGACAGT GACAGCTCCTCAGCTCTCAGCGCCACAGGCTTACGCAACCTGGGCAACACGTGCTTCATGAACGCCATCCTCCAATCTCTCAG caATATCCCACAGTTTAGCTGTTATTTCAAGGAGTTACCAGCAGTGGCGCTGCGCAGTGGGAAAACAGCAGGAAGGAGAATGTACCACACCAGGAGTCAAGGGGACAGCAGTGT gtcTCTTGTGGAGGAGTTTAGAAAAACACTGTGTTCTCTTTGGCAAGGCAATCAGACAGCCTTCAGCCCCGATGCCCTGTTCTACGTCATCTGGAAAATCATGCCCAGCTTCAG GGGATACCAGCAGCAGGATGCTCACGAGTTCCTGCGCTATCTGCTGGATCATCTCCATAGAGAGCTACAGGGCAACAAGAACGGAGAGTCCTGCCCCGCCCTGCCGGCAGACCTTCACAAACCACCCACAGGGGACAAATGCTGCAT TAATGGGACATCCACCGTGGTGACGTCTGTGTTCGGCGGCGTGCTGCAGAACGAGGTCAACTGTCTCATATGTGGGACAGAGTCCAGAAAGTTTGATCCATTCCTTG ACCTGTCATTGGACATTCCCATCCAGTTCAGGATGAAGAGAACTAAAGGCCAAGAACCAGGACCCACGTGTACCTTAAATG ACTGCCTTCGTAGTTTCACAGACCTGGAAGAACTTGACGAAACCGAGCTCTACATGTGCCACAAgtgtaaaaaaagacaaaaatccacCAAGAAATTCTGGATCCAAAAACTGCCGAAA GTACTGTGTTTGCACCTCAAGAGATTCCACTGGACAGCGTATCTTCGGAATAAGATTGACACATACGTGGAGTTCCCACTGCAGGGCCTGGACATGAAGAGCTATTTACTGGAG ccagaGAATAGTCTGCCAGAGAGCTGTCTGTATGACCTTGCTGCAGTTGTGGTTCATCATGGATCAGG tgtcggATCGGGACATTATACTGCATACGGATTCCACGAGGGTCACTGGTACCACTTTAATGACAGCACAGTCACTCTGACCAATGAGGAGACGGTGGCCAAGGCCAAAGCCTACATCCTGTTCTATGTGGAACAGACGGACCCGGGCCGGGCTGGCGCCGAATCTCAGCCAAAGCTTTAA